The region TCACCCCGATCTCTACGTCGGTGAAACAGGCTATGCCGAGTTGTTCGACACCGCGATGGGCTTGGCAGTGCCGAAGCTGGAAGACCTTTTTGGCCCCGTGCCTTCGCAACGCACGCTGGCGTCTCTCGACTTCGAGGCGCTGCGCCCTGTCGTTACCTCAATTCAACGCATGGACCCGGGCGGCGCCCCTCCACTTCTCGCCCCCTCACCCTCCAAACTCGCGGCAAACGATCTGTCCGACGACGCGGCCGGGATGCTTCGCCTGGGTCGACGGCGCGAACCGCTTGTAGAAGCGTTCCTTGACCGCTATCCCGACCCAAGCTTCGGCGAGGAGATCGCCCAAGGATTCCGCGAGCGCTATCGTGTCCTGAAAAATGAAGGTCGCAGCTCAGAGGCAATCTTCGTCGCGTTGCAGGACTTCGCGGGCGGCATGTTCGGCACAGCTGCACGACAAGCAGCGGTTTTGGCAGTGCTGTCCTATTTCTTCGAGAGGTGCGATATCTTCGAAGATCACCCAAAAGGGACTAAAGGTGCATGATCCTGCCCACGAAGCATATCCGTCCAGAGCGAGCGTTGCTGACCATCGGCGCAGAAATTCTCGCAGCTTTGCGCGGTCCGATGACGGTGTCACGGGTCTGGGACGAAGTGCGCCGTAGACGGGGTGGGTCGGTGGAGCACGCGCCGATCGCTTACGATTGGTTCGTCCTTGCGCTTGACCTGCTCTTCGCGATGAAGGCTGTGGAATTCGAGGGCGGACTACTCCGGAAAGGCACTGAATGATCCACGCTGTCACAAGCGACTTACCGAGCTTTAAGTCGCTCACATTCCGGCCGGGGCTGAATGTGCTCATCGCCGAGAAAAGCGCCGGTGCCAATGACCGTCAGTCCCGCAACGGCGCGGGCAAGACGAGCTTCGTGGAGCTGATACACTTCCTCTTCGGAGGTAGGGCTAAACCCGAAAGCATCTTCCGGTCGGACACGCTGTCCGCGGCCACGTTCGAGGCGCAAATCGACCTCGGAGGGCATACCGTCTCGGTTGCCCGGTCGGGATCGAAGCCGAGCCGCATCCGGGTGCTGGGGGCGGCGGAGCAATGGCCTATCCCGCCCGTCATCGACGACAAAACCGGTTATCTCGTTTTGTCAAACGAGAACTGGAAGACGAACCTCGGCGCACTCTTGTTCGGGCTGCCCCTTGATCCCGATCCGCAACGGCGGTTTGCCCCGGCGTTTCGGTCCCTGTTCTCTTACTTTGCAAGGAGGCAGGGCAGCGGCGGTTTCGCGCGGCATACACAGCATTCGGGGCAGCAGCAGACTTGGGATCAGCAGGTGGCGGTGTCCTACCTTCTCGGGCTTGAAGCCGGCATCGCGCAGGAATTTCAGGAGACCCGAGCCCAGGAGAAGGCAATGGGCGAATTACGGAAGGCTGCTAAGCAGGGCGATCTGGGGCGGTTCTACGGCAATGCCGCCGACTTCCGCACCCGTCTCGCTGTGGCGCAGACACGGGCCCGGCGACTCCGGGGACAGATAGAAGCCTTCAACGTGGTTCCAGAGTTCGCGGAGATGGAGCGGGAGGCGACCGAGATCACGCTGGCGATAACTGCTCTGAACAATGACAACTTGATCGACCGGGAGCTAATCGACCAACTTACGGCGGCGCTCGATGACGAGCGGCCGCCCGCAACGGACGACGTCGGGCGACTCTATGCAGAGGCCGGGGTTGTGCTGCCTGGCACTGTAGGACGTCGTTTCGAGGAGGTCGCACAGTTCCACGCAGCGATCGTCCGCAACAGGCGAGCGCATTTATCG is a window of Sulfitobacter sp. W027 DNA encoding:
- a CDS encoding ABC-three component system protein, with amino-acid sequence MDDLQRHFYRLHFRTAFLERKGAAFEDLFSRIMGHAYPGDFEPVRPYGKLGDLKCDGYRASDKTVFQCYGPSTPTLDKLLAKIRRDFKGAVAHWADRMMRWSLVHNSDSGLPAPATQLLADFRQSHPDLYVGETGYAELFDTAMGLAVPKLEDLFGPVPSQRTLASLDFEALRPVVTSIQRMDPGGAPPLLAPSPSKLAANDLSDDAAGMLRLGRRREPLVEAFLDRYPDPSFGEEIAQGFRERYRVLKNEGRSSEAIFVALQDFAGGMFGTAARQAAVLAVLSYFFERCDIFEDHPKGTKGA
- a CDS encoding ABC-three component system middle component 6; translated protein: MILPTKHIRPERALLTIGAEILAALRGPMTVSRVWDEVRRRRGGSVEHAPIAYDWFVLALDLLFAMKAVEFEGGLLRKGTE
- a CDS encoding ABC-three component system protein, yielding MIHAVTSDLPSFKSLTFRPGLNVLIAEKSAGANDRQSRNGAGKTSFVELIHFLFGGRAKPESIFRSDTLSAATFEAQIDLGGHTVSVARSGSKPSRIRVLGAAEQWPIPPVIDDKTGYLVLSNENWKTNLGALLFGLPLDPDPQRRFAPAFRSLFSYFARRQGSGGFARHTQHSGQQQTWDQQVAVSYLLGLEAGIAQEFQETRAQEKAMGELRKAAKQGDLGRFYGNAADFRTRLAVAQTRARRLRGQIEAFNVVPEFAEMEREATEITLAITALNNDNLIDRELIDQLTAALDDERPPATDDVGRLYAEAGVVLPGTVGRRFEEVAQFHAAIVRNRRAHLSSEIDAAEARIIVRDGERAELDRRRGQLMGILQSGGALEHYNRLQEEVGRAEANVETLRQQLDIAERIESTKVQLEIERARLLQALQNDFHERDSVVEEAIVLFEELSNALYEQAGSLTIAPTANGPTFDVKIDSQRSKGISNMQIFCFDMMLATLATRRGLGPGFLIHDSHLFDGVDTRQVAKALQLGADQAEAQGFQYLVTMNSDALPKEGFREGFDIHAFVNPTVLTDELRTGGLFGVHFE